The proteins below come from a single Stomoxys calcitrans chromosome 1, idStoCalc2.1, whole genome shotgun sequence genomic window:
- the LOC106093560 gene encoding semaphorin-5A, with protein sequence MITHHYYLPISNPYTNTIMLLQFLILIITSACLHYPTEASLKPHHKQQLPKDGTDYDHLENDSRFISYKDLMVTAKRFAEPDTASYSELLVDVARNQIIVGARDTLYRMSFDLDVLERSDWEAIPTQISMCQAKGQSEQVCRNYVRVLQTFGENQLYACGTNAFNPNCTWRQMENLTVTGYDNGVGKCPFNPKSNITSLMTDNGKMFVGTATDFSGGDGAILKSEVIQNAPNYNKVIRTKQYNNNWLYNPQFVGSFEAGNFVYFLFREPAMEYINCGKAIYSRIARVCKNDPGGDQILRDNWTSFLKARLNCSLPGEYPFYFDEIQHMVYSYEEDILYATFTTPDNSIHGSAVCAYNLSDINAAFDGPFKHQEHIDYAWREVHPQHSSQFKCHMPSANTRSKHLLESSKYQLMDRAVQPLTQTPLYHAQLERFSHIALDVVLSKTEKINMLFINTDRNVIKKLSLKHGVAGVPTQTCLVEMWKTEDQKILNMKYLKVTDSLYVGSENSLTRIPAQHCSRHVSRISCLNAMDPYCGWNELVDKCTPQYLREHMTKYWQQPEEFSCPVLTAPIDGAWSTWSDWYKCSKSAEEDGDCLCRNRVCNNPRPQNGGKDCEGITTEVTNCTVHGDWTDWSAWSSCSQTCGIAVKTRRRTCSNPKPAFGGRTCVGPERAEMYCSNLPPCPLPKQAAVDGGWGPWGEWSECSHLCDGGFRIRRRECNDPKPQNGGMECPGCNIEYEDCNMQSCPEVRKLSGWTPWLIQQNRTDEAEGVTVLTEKRFRFSCRANTPDASTMHIGVAKTENRICRDGICHRLGEANSASEPEPEYSEWGPCNVTCGGGVQHRHLEGSSGSSGKHRGKHTQSRSCNMHPCHELPASFNEVVAAHEWSCWSDWSPCSVTCGVGLKRRTRKCLGGHDKLCNGRAIDEEKCEMKPCEDFIGWSTWSKWSDCTTDGIRFRHRKCLVEDPSVTECRGEEFEKTACVPGECEGAQMASTATVVSIISIVILLYAITIFMTFWMTRRHYRPAAPILKNNTPSPTSYDTYPNQYSSLPTKDIYDVRPKVKRQSSFNMSSSPTSKNFNTGTLNRNNINHNHTPKVLAKTFNDCETGTLKRTSNALNNYRSNIDDEKF encoded by the exons AGATACTTTATATCGCATGTCCTTCGATTTGGATGTGCTTGAACGTTCCGACTGGGAGGCAATACCAACCCAGATTTCTATGTGCCAGGCAAAAGGCCAATCGGAGCAAGTGTGTCGCAACTATGTGCGAGTTCTGCAAACGTTTGGTGAGAATCAGCTGTACGCGTGTGGGACGAATGCCTTCAATCCGAATTGTACATGGCGCCAG ATGGAAAACCTCACAGTCACTGGCTATGACAACGGTGTGGGAAAATGCCCCTTCAATCCCAAATCGAATATAACTAGTCTGATGACGGACAATGGCAAAATGTTTGTGGGCACTGCAACTGACTTTTCGGGTGGTGATGGCGCCATTTTGAAGTCTGAAGTCATACAGAATGCG cCCAATTATAATAAAGTTATACGTACCAAACAGTACAACAACAATTGGCTATACAATCCCCAATTTGTGGGCAGCTTCGAGGCTGGCAACTTTGTGTATTTCCTGTTCCGGGAACCAGCCATGGAGTATATCAATTGTGGCAAG GCTATTTATTCCCGCATTGCTCGTGTTTGTAAAAATGATCCTGGTGGTGACCAAATCTTGCGCGATAATTGGACTTCATTTTTGAAAGCGCGCCTAAATTGTTCCCTGCCTGGAGAGTATCCTTTTtactttgatgaaattcagCATATGGTATATTCCTATGAGGAAGATATACTCTATGCCACTTTTACCACACCAGA CAATAGCATACATGGCTCTGCGGTTTGTGCCTACAATCTAAGCGACATCAATGCAGCCTTTGATGGACCCTTTAAGCATCAGGAACATATTGATTATGCCTGGCGTGAGGTTCATCCCCAACACAGCAGTCAATTCAAATGTCACATGCCTTCGGCTAATACCCGCTCCAAACACTTGTTGGAGTCTTCCAAATACCAGCTCATGGATCGTGCAGTGCAACCCTTGACACAGACTCCTCTATATCACGCTCAATTGGAAAGATtttcccatattgccttggatGTGGTCTTAAGCAAAACCGAGAAGATCAATATGCTCTTCATCAATACAGACCGAAATGTCATTAAAAAGTTGTCTCTGAAACATGGAGTTGCTGGGGTGCCTACCCAAACTTGTTTGGTGGAAATGTGGAAGACCGAAGATCAAAAGATTCTCAATATGAAATACCTTAAAGTCACCGACTCCCTGTATGTGGGTTCAGAGAATTCGCTGACTCGTATACCCGCCCAACACTGTAGTCGTCATGTTTCACGCATCTCCTGTCTCAATGCCATGGATCCCTATTGCGGCTGGAATGAGTTGGTGGACAAGTGCACTCCTCAATATCTACGCGAGCATATGACCAAGTACTGGCAACAGCCAGAAGAGTTTAGCTGTCCCGTGCTTACAGCCCCCATAGATGGCGCTTGGTCAACCTGGTCGGACTGGTACAAATGCTCCAAGAGTGCAGAGGAAGACGGTGATTGCTTGTGCCGCAACCGTGTGTGCAATAATCCTCGTCCCCAAAATGGAGGCAAAGATTGTGAAGGCATAACCACCGAGGTTACCAATTGCACGGTACATGGCGACTGGACCGATTGGTCGGCCTGGTCTTCCTGCTCCCAGACTTGTGGCATCGCTGTGAAAACACGTAGACGTACCTGTAGCAATCCCAAGCCTGCATTTGGCGGTCGCACCTGTGTGGGTCCCGAGAGAGCCGAAATGTATTGCAGCAATTTACCTCCCTGCCCTTTGCCCAAACAGGCTGCTGTCGATGGTGGCTGGGGTCCTTGGGGTGAGTGGAGCGAATGCAGTCACTTGTGTGATGGTGGCTTTCGCATACGCCGGCGTGAGTGCAATGATCCCAAGCCTCAAAATGGCGGCATGGAATGCCCCGGCTGCAATATCGAATATGAAGACTGCAACATGCAAAGTTGCCCCGAGGTTAGGAAACTTAGCGGCTGGACTCCTTGGCTTATACAACAGAACCGCACCGATGAGGCTGAGGGTGTGACTGTGCTCACAGAGAAACGTTTTCGCTTCTCTTGTCGTGCCAATACCCCCGATGCCTCCACCATGCATATTGGAGTGGCCAAAACGgaaaatcgcatttgtcgcgaTGGCATTTGCCATAGACTGGGTGAAGCTAATTCCGCCTCTGAACCGGAACCGGAATACAGTGAATGGGGCCCTTGCAATGTTACCTGTGGTGGTGGAGTACAACATCGCCATCTCGAGGGAAGCTCTGGCAGCAGCGGTAAACATCGCGGTAAACATACCCAAAGTCGTTCTTGCAACATGCATCCTTGCCACGAATTACCTGCTAGTTTCAATGAAGTAGTTGCGGCACATGAATGGAGCTGTTGGTCTGACTGGTCTCCTTGTTCGGTGACTTGTGGTGTGGGTCTGAAGCGGCGCACTCGCAAATGTTTAGGTGGTCATGATAAATTATGCAATGGCCGAGCCATAGATGAGGAGAAATGTGAAATGAAACCTTGCGAAG ATTTTATTGGCTGGAGTACTTGGTCCAAATGGTCAGATTGCACTACGGATGGTATACGCTTTAGGCATCGCAAATGTCTAGTGGAAGATCCCAGTGTGACGGAATGTCGTGGtgaagaatttgaaaaaactgCTTGTGTGCCAGGAGAATGTGAAG GTGCACAAATGGCTTCCACAGCAACGGTAGTCTCCATAATATCCATAGTGATATTATTATATGCCATCACCATATTTATGACATTCTGGATGACAAGACGCCATTATAGACCTGCGGCGCCTATATTGAAGAATAATACACCCTCGCCGACATCATATGATACATATCCCAATCAGTATTCCAGCTTGCCAACCAAAGAT ATTTACGATGTGCGCCCCAAAGTGAAACGACAATCAAGTTTCAATATGAGCTCTTCGCccacttcgaaaaatttcaatacaGGCACCTTAAATCGCAATAACATAAATCACAATCACACACCCAAAGTATTGGCCAAGACCTTTAATGATTGTGAAACGGGTACCCTGAAAAGGACCTCAAATGCCTTGAATAATTATCGTTCCAATATCGATGATGAGAAATTTTGA